A portion of the Heliomicrobium undosum genome contains these proteins:
- the acpS gene encoding holo-ACP synthase gives MAVGCDIVEISRIREAAQRHPRFLRRVFSPAEIAECESRPNPWQSFAARFAAKEAVIKALPAGCSPALTEMEVLRDPAGKPRISFTGAAAGLVEKSGWNGWSVSLSHDRDHAIATVIAWRTKREEAMRCDS, from the coding sequence ATGGCTGTGGGCTGTGACATCGTAGAGATTTCGCGCATCCGCGAGGCGGCGCAGCGGCATCCGCGTTTTCTGCGGCGTGTCTTTTCACCGGCCGAGATCGCCGAGTGCGAGAGCCGGCCCAACCCCTGGCAGTCTTTTGCCGCTCGCTTCGCCGCCAAGGAGGCGGTGATCAAGGCGTTGCCGGCAGGCTGCTCGCCGGCCCTGACAGAGATGGAGGTCCTGCGCGATCCTGCGGGAAAACCGCGGATCTCTTTCACCGGCGCTGCCGCAGGTCTTGTGGAAAAGTCAGGCTGGAACGGCTGGTCTGTGAGCCTGTCCCATGACCGGGACCATGCCATCGCCACCGTGATCGCCTGGCGGACAAAGCGGGAGGAGGCGATGCGATGCGACTCGTGA
- a CDS encoding chemotaxis protein CheW, with protein MSQIKGDSGEIQLVVFRLGTEEYGVPITQVQEINRLLTPTKIPQAPSFVEGIINLRGKIIPIIDLKKRFGLAQEEHTANTRIIVVNVERHTVGIIVDAVTEVLRMPQSAIEPPPPMISTISSDYLKGVGKVDERLLILLDLDKILTEREKAELQARPL; from the coding sequence ATGAGCCAAATCAAGGGCGATTCGGGTGAGATCCAATTGGTCGTCTTCCGGCTTGGCACGGAGGAATACGGGGTGCCCATCACGCAGGTGCAGGAGATTAACCGGCTGTTGACCCCGACCAAGATCCCGCAGGCGCCTTCCTTTGTCGAGGGGATCATCAACCTGCGGGGCAAGATCATCCCGATTATCGATCTGAAAAAACGTTTCGGCCTCGCCCAGGAAGAACATACGGCGAATACGCGGATCATCGTTGTCAATGTGGAACGCCATACGGTGGGCATCATCGTCGACGCCGTCACCGAGGTGCTGCGGATGCCCCAGAGCGCCATTGAACCGCCGCCGCCGATGATCAGCACCATCTCTTCGGACTACCTAAAAGGCGTCGGCAAAGTGGACGAACGCCTGCTTATCTTGTTGGATCTCGACAAAATTTTGACGGAACGGGAAAAAGCCGAACTGCAAGCCCGACCGTTGTAA
- a CDS encoding ATP-binding protein, giving the protein MMRKPCFSFDADRDEALDAPVLGRGGLRKRSESSEGRENLMAAIELVRFASSLAHVEAAVERVIGEVRTLPWEAMDLDFIKLALIEALVNAVVHGNRESPEKEVTVRFSVGEDHFWVEISDQGDGFNPRKVAAFDLLSETGRGLLLIRAAMDEVTFNENGNTIRLVKYLRGE; this is encoded by the coding sequence ATGATGAGGAAACCATGCTTTTCCTTTGATGCGGACCGAGACGAGGCGCTCGATGCGCCGGTGCTCGGGAGGGGGGGGCTTCGGAAGCGAAGTGAATCGTCCGAAGGAAGGGAGAACCTGATGGCGGCGATAGAACTTGTACGATTCGCCAGTTCCCTGGCCCATGTGGAAGCAGCGGTTGAGCGGGTGATCGGCGAAGTGAGAACCCTCCCCTGGGAGGCGATGGACCTAGACTTCATCAAGCTGGCCCTGATCGAAGCGCTCGTGAATGCAGTGGTCCATGGGAACAGGGAAAGTCCGGAAAAAGAGGTGACCGTCCGCTTTTCGGTGGGAGAGGACCATTTTTGGGTGGAGATCTCCGATCAAGGCGACGGGTTTAATCCCCGAAAGGTGGCAGCCTTTGATCTGCTCAGTGAGACGGGGAGGGGGTTGCTGCTCATCCGGGCCGCCATGGATGAAGTGACCTTCAATGAAAATGGCAATACGATCCGGCTCGTAAAATACCTTCGCGGGGAATAA
- a CDS encoding metal-sensitive transcriptional regulator has product MKTSDDRETSGESSSLIDGANSPPLPARNRQDLINRMRRLEGQVRGITKMIEDERYCVDILFQISAARAGLQKVGLSILENHTRGCVTSAIKENRGDEMVAELIDVLDRFMK; this is encoded by the coding sequence ATGAAAACGAGCGACGACAGAGAGACGTCCGGGGAATCTTCCTCTCTCATCGATGGGGCGAACAGTCCGCCGCTGCCGGCGCGAAACCGGCAAGACCTGATCAACCGCATGCGCCGGCTCGAAGGGCAGGTTCGCGGGATCACCAAGATGATCGAAGACGAACGCTACTGCGTCGATATCCTCTTCCAGATCAGCGCCGCCCGGGCGGGCCTGCAAAAGGTCGGTCTTTCCATCCTGGAAAACCACACCCGAGGCTGTGTGACCTCCGCCATCAAGGAAAATCGCGGCGACGAGATGGTGGCCGAACTGATCGATGTGCTTGATCGCTTCATGAAATAA
- a CDS encoding heavy metal translocating P-type ATPase encodes MTDSSGGDNAAVAKVTLPVSGMTCAACSSRVERGLRKLPGVTACNVNLSMEKATVEYDASATGVDRFVQKIADLGYTVPAERIELALGGMSCAACANRIERKLNRLPGVINASVNLATEKAVVEFYSGEVEAGDLIGAVVALGFQARLAEAVESADSEQEARQQQLRRQWLLFGASATLSLPMLLVMIGEMTGLSLPAWLIAKQTQFLLATPVQFGAGWSFYRGAWKALKNGGANMDVLVALGTSAAYFYSVYFTFFSPAAHHTYHVYYETSSILITLILLGKTLEAVAKGRTSEAIKKLMGLQAKTARVIRGGRELDIPVEAVLAGDLVVVRPGEKIPVDGVVEEGASAVDESMLTGESLPVDKQSGDTVIGATLNKQGSFKFRATKVGRDTALAQIVRVVEEAQGSKAPIQRLADTISGYFVPVVVSLAVITFFIWYFAVAPENFTRALLNFTAVLVIACPCALGLATPTSIMVGTGKGAEKGILFKGGEHLENAHKVTAVILDKTGTITKGKPELTDLIGLGGWAGREAELLTIAGRVEKPSEHPLAEAIVKKASESGSPIKDPERFQAIPGHGVIATVDGRKALLGTRRLMAEQGLSYQEHETLLERLENEGKTAMLLALDSQVIAAIAVADTVKESSAQAIAELKAMGIQVWMITGDNRRTAESIAQKTGVDHVIAEVLPEDKAREVQKRKEEGHVVAMVGDGINDAPALAMADVGMAIGTGADVAMEAADITLMSGDLRAIAAAIRLSRATMANIRQNLFWAMIYNSLGIPVAAAGLLSPVIAGGAMAFSSVSVVMNALRLRRFEPYRPEQP; translated from the coding sequence ATGACGGACAGTTCCGGCGGTGACAACGCCGCAGTCGCCAAAGTAACCCTGCCTGTGTCCGGGATGACCTGCGCCGCCTGTTCGAGCCGGGTGGAACGAGGCTTGCGCAAACTCCCCGGCGTGACGGCCTGCAACGTCAACCTGTCCATGGAGAAGGCCACCGTCGAATATGACGCTTCCGCAACCGGCGTGGACCGCTTCGTGCAAAAGATCGCCGACCTGGGCTACACAGTGCCGGCAGAACGGATCGAACTCGCCCTCGGCGGCATGTCCTGCGCCGCCTGCGCCAACCGCATCGAACGGAAACTGAACCGCCTCCCCGGCGTGATCAATGCCTCTGTCAATCTGGCGACGGAAAAAGCCGTCGTCGAATTCTACAGCGGCGAAGTGGAAGCCGGCGATCTGATCGGGGCCGTTGTCGCTCTCGGCTTTCAGGCCCGCCTGGCCGAAGCGGTCGAAAGCGCCGACAGCGAGCAGGAGGCGCGGCAGCAACAGTTGCGCCGCCAGTGGCTCCTCTTCGGGGCGTCGGCGACCCTCTCGCTGCCCATGCTGCTCGTGATGATCGGCGAAATGACCGGTCTTTCCCTCCCCGCCTGGCTGATCGCCAAGCAGACCCAGTTTCTCCTGGCGACGCCGGTCCAGTTCGGCGCCGGTTGGTCCTTCTACAGAGGCGCCTGGAAGGCCCTAAAAAACGGCGGGGCCAATATGGATGTTCTCGTCGCCCTGGGCACGTCGGCCGCCTACTTCTACAGCGTCTATTTCACCTTTTTCAGCCCTGCCGCCCACCACACCTATCATGTCTATTACGAGACCAGTTCCATCCTGATTACGCTGATCCTGCTCGGCAAGACCCTCGAAGCCGTGGCCAAGGGCCGCACCTCCGAGGCGATCAAAAAACTGATGGGCCTCCAGGCCAAAACGGCCCGTGTCATCCGGGGCGGCCGCGAGTTGGACATCCCCGTGGAAGCGGTGCTCGCCGGCGATCTGGTCGTCGTCCGCCCCGGCGAAAAGATCCCTGTCGACGGCGTCGTCGAGGAGGGCGCCTCCGCCGTCGATGAGTCCATGCTGACCGGCGAGAGCCTGCCTGTCGACAAGCAGTCCGGCGACACCGTCATCGGCGCCACCCTCAACAAGCAAGGCAGCTTCAAGTTCCGGGCCACCAAGGTGGGCCGCGACACCGCCTTGGCCCAGATCGTCCGCGTCGTCGAGGAGGCCCAGGGCTCCAAGGCGCCCATTCAGCGACTGGCTGACACCATCTCCGGTTACTTCGTCCCAGTCGTCGTCTCCCTGGCCGTCATCACCTTCTTTATCTGGTATTTTGCCGTTGCGCCGGAAAACTTCACCCGGGCGTTGCTGAACTTTACGGCCGTGCTGGTCATCGCCTGCCCTTGCGCCCTCGGCCTGGCGACGCCGACATCGATCATGGTGGGCACCGGCAAGGGCGCTGAAAAAGGCATCCTCTTCAAGGGCGGCGAACACCTGGAAAACGCCCACAAGGTCACGGCTGTAATCCTCGATAAGACGGGGACGATCACAAAAGGCAAGCCCGAATTGACCGATCTCATCGGCCTCGGCGGCTGGGCAGGCCGGGAAGCGGAACTGCTGACCATCGCCGGACGGGTGGAAAAACCCTCAGAGCATCCCCTGGCCGAGGCGATCGTAAAAAAGGCCTCCGAATCGGGTTCCCCCATAAAGGATCCGGAACGCTTCCAGGCCATCCCCGGCCATGGCGTCATCGCCACCGTCGACGGGCGGAAAGCGTTGTTAGGCACGCGCCGCCTGATGGCGGAACAGGGCCTTTCCTACCAGGAGCATGAGACGCTCCTGGAAAGACTGGAAAACGAGGGCAAGACGGCCATGCTGCTCGCCCTGGACAGCCAGGTGATTGCCGCCATCGCCGTAGCGGACACGGTCAAGGAATCATCGGCCCAGGCCATCGCCGAACTGAAGGCCATGGGGATCCAGGTCTGGATGATCACCGGCGACAACCGCCGCACCGCCGAGTCGATCGCCCAAAAAACGGGTGTCGACCATGTCATCGCCGAGGTGCTCCCGGAAGACAAGGCCCGGGAGGTGCAAAAGCGCAAAGAGGAAGGCCATGTGGTGGCCATGGTCGGCGACGGCATCAACGACGCGCCCGCCCTGGCCATGGCCGATGTGGGCATGGCCATCGGCACCGGCGCTGATGTGGCCATGGAGGCAGCTGACATCACCCTCATGTCGGGCGACCTGCGGGCCATCGCGGCGGCCATCCGCCTCAGCCGGGCCACCATGGCCAATATCCGCCAGAATCTGTTCTGGGCGATGATCTACAACAGCCTCGGCATCCCTGTGGCGGCTGCCGGTTTGTTGAGTCCCGTCATCGCCGGGGGGGCGATGGCGTTCAGTTCCGTCTCGGTGGTCATGAATGCCTTGCGGTTGCGGCGGTTTGAGCCGTACCGTCCTGAGCAACCCTGA
- the copZ gene encoding copper chaperone CopZ encodes MTDVTLKVEGMSCGHCKAAVEKALKGLPGVAAVAVDLAAKEVAVRFDGTEIGIDAIKSAIDDAGYDVVS; translated from the coding sequence ATGACGGATGTTACGTTGAAGGTTGAAGGCATGTCCTGCGGGCACTGCAAGGCGGCGGTGGAGAAGGCGCTGAAAGGGCTGCCGGGTGTGGCGGCGGTAGCGGTGGACCTGGCGGCCAAGGAGGTTGCGGTCCGTTTTGACGGGACCGAGATCGGGATCGACGCCATCAAGAGCGCCATCGACGATGCCGGGTATGACGTTGTCTCCTAA
- the rpsF gene encoding 30S ribosomal protein S6 → MREYEAVVLVRPNLEEEALQGVMDKFVNLIPQQGGEIVKVDKWGKRRLQYEVKKFKEAFYFLMNFKGEPAVAHELERVMKISDDIIRFLVVRKDEQ, encoded by the coding sequence GTGCGCGAATACGAAGCCGTAGTGCTGGTTCGCCCCAACCTGGAAGAGGAGGCCCTGCAAGGGGTCATGGACAAGTTCGTCAACCTTATTCCCCAACAGGGTGGCGAGATTGTCAAGGTGGACAAGTGGGGGAAACGCCGTCTCCAGTACGAAGTCAAGAAGTTCAAAGAGGCTTTCTACTTCCTCATGAACTTCAAGGGCGAACCTGCTGTCGCCCATGAACTGGAGCGCGTCATGAAGATCTCGGATGACATCATCCGCTTCCTGGTCGTCCGCAAAGACGAACAGTAA
- the rpsR gene encoding 30S ribosomal protein S18: MQDRGDKPERKGRKGRRPRRRICFFCVDKIETVDYKEVGKLRKYITERGKILPRRVSGCCAKHQRQLTNAIKRARHVALLPFTVNE; the protein is encoded by the coding sequence ATGCAAGACAGAGGCGACAAGCCTGAACGCAAAGGCCGCAAGGGACGCCGTCCCCGCCGCCGCATCTGCTTCTTCTGCGTCGACAAGATCGAAACGGTCGATTACAAAGAAGTGGGCAAACTGCGCAAGTACATCACCGAACGGGGCAAGATTCTTCCCCGCCGGGTGTCCGGTTGCTGCGCCAAGCACCAGCGCCAGTTGACCAACGCCATCAAGCGGGCCCGCCACGTGGCCCTGCTGCCGTTCACTGTGAACGAGTAG
- a CDS encoding glutathionylspermidine synthase family protein produces the protein MRISPVLLEDRESYLDRWEAVAESFEKNFNFSWAFDAQGQHFLNLHALVLTAEEDAAIREAQGRVTELFHAVALFLDSHPEALDALGIPDILKPLCLRRPLPYLTALGRFDWYLTKDGPKLLEFNSETPFGQMEACRLQPELAHLFHPGLTDPNADISDRLGEGLRDSFRRQGGTSESVTAIVGFCADPEELSILTLIRELADYPCRVLIGDVKALSVNHAGQLCLGGAPVDLLQSFYSVEWYARDPGGPQFVGCLAQGQVRLINPPSTLILHSKALFALLWLIAPQLAAPLRQAVERYIPYTALDPDPLLGRPALIKPLHNREGLGIVHCEFLSLHEATRDDVIYQERVDAIAVLFPTMRNGRIRERRLLPTIGAFCAKDELIGYYTRLSPLIVGPRDVCWAPTLVEKN, from the coding sequence TTGCGCATCTCCCCCGTTTTGTTGGAAGACCGGGAGTCTTATCTGGATCGCTGGGAAGCTGTGGCCGAGAGCTTTGAAAAGAACTTCAACTTTTCCTGGGCTTTTGACGCTCAGGGACAACACTTTCTCAACCTGCACGCCCTCGTCCTGACGGCAGAAGAGGACGCGGCTATCCGTGAGGCGCAAGGGCGGGTGACGGAACTGTTCCATGCCGTTGCCCTCTTCCTTGACAGCCATCCCGAAGCCCTCGACGCGCTCGGGATCCCGGATATCCTGAAGCCCCTATGCTTGCGCCGCCCTCTCCCCTATCTGACCGCACTCGGGCGTTTCGACTGGTATCTGACGAAGGATGGGCCAAAGTTGCTCGAATTCAACAGTGAGACGCCCTTTGGTCAGATGGAGGCCTGCCGGTTGCAGCCCGAACTGGCCCACCTGTTTCATCCCGGTCTGACAGACCCCAATGCAGATATCTCTGACCGGCTCGGCGAGGGGCTGCGCGATTCCTTCCGCCGCCAGGGTGGAACAAGCGAATCGGTGACCGCCATCGTCGGCTTCTGCGCCGATCCTGAAGAATTGTCCATCCTGACACTGATCCGGGAACTGGCCGACTACCCCTGCCGTGTCCTGATCGGCGATGTAAAGGCCCTATCAGTGAATCATGCCGGTCAACTGTGCCTAGGCGGCGCGCCGGTGGACCTGTTGCAGTCCTTCTATTCCGTCGAGTGGTATGCCCGCGATCCCGGCGGTCCCCAGTTTGTCGGCTGCCTCGCTCAGGGACAGGTTCGGCTGATCAACCCGCCCTCCACCCTGATCCTGCACTCCAAGGCGCTCTTCGCCCTGCTCTGGTTGATCGCGCCCCAACTGGCGGCGCCCCTCCGTCAAGCCGTCGAGCGCTATATCCCTTACACGGCCCTCGATCCCGATCCCCTGCTCGGCCGGCCCGCTCTGATCAAACCCCTGCACAACCGGGAGGGCCTCGGCATTGTCCACTGCGAGTTCCTTTCCCTCCATGAGGCGACAAGGGATGACGTGATCTACCAGGAACGGGTAGACGCCATCGCCGTCCTTTTTCCGACGATGCGCAACGGCAGGATCCGGGAGCGGCGCCTCTTGCCGACGATCGGCGCCTTCTGCGCCAAAGATGAATTGATCGGCTATTACACCCGGCTTAGCCCCTTGATCGTGGGGCCCCGGGATGTCTGCTGGGCGCCCACCCTGGTTGAGAAAAACTGA
- a CDS encoding DUF350 domain-containing protein: MNFFNALLYFAVSALILLVAVWVFFRVTPYNDAEEIQKGNGAVGLTLFSKMVGLALILWSAISHNDTLSETAIWGSFGAALMIFSYLLFDWLTPNLATREELQKGNMAVAWIQSGIFITLGVIINACIS; this comes from the coding sequence GTGAACTTTTTCAACGCCCTGCTGTATTTCGCCGTCTCGGCTTTGATCCTGTTGGTCGCCGTCTGGGTCTTCTTCCGGGTCACCCCTTACAATGACGCCGAGGAGATCCAGAAAGGCAACGGAGCCGTCGGCCTCACCCTGTTTTCTAAAATGGTCGGCCTCGCCTTGATCCTCTGGTCGGCCATCTCCCACAACGACACCCTGTCGGAGACAGCCATCTGGGGTTCTTTCGGCGCCGCGCTGATGATCTTCTCTTACCTCCTCTTCGACTGGCTGACGCCCAATTTGGCCACCCGGGAAGAACTGCAAAAAGGCAACATGGCCGTCGCCTGGATCCAATCAGGCATCTTCATCACCCTCGGCGTGATCATTAACGCCTGCATCAGCTAA
- a CDS encoding plasmid pRiA4b ORF-3 family protein — protein MSQSNILSLNRKGEIREGITGHAFIGAYAQREIRWFHSVFCFRAAWQGRGKSLTVCLGQLSFNPADASFLLWQEMSRQEWQWESGLNKEVPVSREEMGQSVQSLIRHWQAIDGSRDNLTVIGEQWPELGRLIGGLQPLPALSAEQSRRLLQKLRPRGMSQEDTIFTWLHAWQNLDYELEGALRGPLGVPDGLPWWQALEARLLEVDLPVSEPLAPWRIHARMRQRMAQRKDPDNGRRPGVQGGGGAVDFLVEDLLNVALISPWKSEHVHLRSLPEMAPRSGRSEETRRYSVRWLKSSVIEKPLILDILGHPCVESQLEITLYHAGVHWWVQTVKASEPHNLTMVEKLKRLREPFLYRVYDVRRNLLRVTGYLDGSEELFAPLLRVNYYWEERPSHWKSLLDEGQDHRCSFFLVGGELIILGKDESRIQLWERRLFNRASPPTEQGRLPLWLYPAFSERLRSVDAHSFDDWRRGLVKAVSVLNPESLGLPEEWRQELQGPPAPEVYWSQVLRAWSEWLDGGERTDLAQAIVLLGNRMGASPELLLRPNSLARGLLLEYLAMALPSDRHPPGLRHEPDLLHPRLAEVLQDWRDQPFGLYRVLEWRSESCCRLRDLLRDEERELRLNSYFDPPEVGRSFFARLLPLGMDRCCLLGCLEVEDRLVKPLREHFERRRKERELSWDAYLADAGWEALGEVVRLLRRSLAILTAGTAGDPAAGDIPDSAGRSIYRFRVQQKGAPGLSRDVEVAGEQTLHQLHEIIQQAFAWKDDRRYAFYLNNQLFDKAAEFGGPRTGSAAQAKNAQLIRLNLRSRQKFAYLFDFDNEHIFEIRVRDIVPPEPGVLYPRVVIDLPEAPQRRLKASEAVEE, from the coding sequence ATGAGCCAGTCGAACATCCTTTCCCTGAACCGGAAGGGGGAAATCCGGGAAGGGATAACGGGGCATGCCTTTATTGGCGCCTATGCGCAGAGGGAAATCCGCTGGTTCCATTCGGTGTTCTGTTTTCGCGCCGCCTGGCAAGGCCGGGGCAAGTCGTTGACGGTTTGCCTGGGACAATTGAGTTTCAATCCCGCTGACGCGTCTTTCCTGCTCTGGCAAGAGATGAGCCGGCAGGAATGGCAGTGGGAAAGCGGACTCAACAAGGAGGTTCCCGTCAGCCGGGAGGAAATGGGGCAGTCTGTCCAGTCGCTGATCCGGCATTGGCAGGCCATCGATGGCAGCAGGGACAACCTCACCGTCATCGGTGAGCAGTGGCCGGAACTGGGCAGGTTGATCGGCGGGTTGCAGCCGCTGCCTGCGCTTTCGGCGGAACAGAGCCGCAGGTTGCTGCAAAAGCTCCGTCCCCGCGGCATGTCGCAGGAAGATACGATCTTCACCTGGCTCCATGCCTGGCAGAACCTGGATTATGAGCTGGAAGGGGCGCTCCGGGGTCCCCTCGGCGTTCCCGATGGGCTCCCCTGGTGGCAGGCCCTAGAAGCGCGTCTTCTAGAGGTCGATCTTCCCGTGAGCGAGCCCCTGGCGCCTTGGCGCATCCATGCCCGTATGCGCCAGCGGATGGCGCAGCGGAAAGATCCGGATAACGGGCGCCGGCCCGGTGTCCAAGGAGGCGGCGGGGCGGTCGATTTTTTGGTGGAGGACTTGCTGAATGTTGCGCTGATCTCGCCTTGGAAATCGGAGCATGTCCACCTGCGTTCATTACCGGAAATGGCGCCGCGTTCCGGCCGTTCGGAAGAGACACGCCGGTACAGCGTCCGTTGGCTCAAGAGTTCTGTCATCGAAAAGCCGCTGATCCTGGACATTCTCGGTCATCCCTGTGTGGAATCGCAACTGGAAATTACCCTTTACCACGCCGGAGTGCACTGGTGGGTCCAGACGGTCAAGGCATCGGAACCGCACAACTTAACAATGGTCGAAAAGCTGAAGCGCCTGCGTGAGCCCTTTCTGTACCGGGTCTATGACGTAAGGCGCAACCTGCTCCGGGTGACCGGGTATCTGGACGGCAGTGAGGAGCTTTTCGCTCCCCTCCTGCGGGTCAACTACTACTGGGAAGAGCGGCCTTCCCATTGGAAGAGCCTGCTCGACGAAGGGCAGGACCACCGTTGCAGTTTCTTCCTTGTAGGAGGGGAACTGATCATCCTGGGCAAGGATGAAAGCCGCATCCAGTTGTGGGAGCGGCGCCTCTTCAACCGGGCGTCTCCGCCTACGGAGCAGGGGCGACTGCCCCTATGGCTGTATCCGGCCTTTTCAGAGCGTCTGCGCAGCGTCGACGCCCATTCTTTTGACGATTGGCGCCGGGGATTGGTTAAGGCGGTGTCGGTGTTGAACCCGGAGAGCCTTGGGCTGCCGGAGGAGTGGCGACAGGAACTCCAGGGTCCGCCGGCGCCGGAGGTTTACTGGTCCCAGGTGTTGCGCGCCTGGAGCGAGTGGCTCGATGGCGGTGAACGGACCGATCTGGCCCAGGCCATCGTTCTTCTGGGCAACCGGATGGGCGCCTCTCCCGAACTGCTGCTGCGCCCGAATTCGCTCGCCCGGGGCTTACTACTCGAATACCTGGCCATGGCCCTGCCGTCGGATCGCCACCCACCCGGCCTGCGCCACGAACCCGATCTGCTCCACCCCCGCCTGGCTGAGGTGCTTCAGGATTGGCGAGATCAACCTTTTGGACTGTACAGGGTCCTCGAGTGGCGCTCGGAAAGCTGCTGCCGCCTCCGGGACTTGTTGCGTGATGAGGAACGGGAACTCCGTCTGAATAGCTACTTTGATCCCCCCGAGGTGGGCCGGTCCTTCTTCGCCCGTCTGCTTCCGCTGGGAATGGACCGTTGCTGCCTGCTCGGTTGCCTGGAGGTCGAGGACCGGCTCGTCAAACCGTTGCGGGAGCACTTTGAACGGCGGCGAAAAGAGCGGGAACTGTCCTGGGATGCATACCTCGCTGATGCGGGTTGGGAAGCATTGGGAGAGGTGGTGCGCCTATTGCGCAGGTCGCTTGCAATCCTCACGGCAGGAACAGCCGGCGATCCTGCCGCTGGTGACATTCCGGACAGTGCCGGACGATCGATCTATCGCTTCCGTGTGCAACAAAAAGGAGCGCCAGGCCTCTCGCGCGACGTGGAGGTGGCCGGGGAACAGACGCTGCACCAGTTGCACGAGATCATCCAGCAGGCCTTTGCTTGGAAGGATGATCGCCGCTACGCTTTTTATCTCAACAACCAGCTTTTCGACAAAGCGGCCGAGTTCGGCGGACCGCGCACCGGTTCAGCCGCCCAGGCAAAGAACGCCCAGTTGATCCGGTTGAATCTCCGGTCCAGGCAGAAGTTCGCCTATCTCTTTGATTTTGACAACGAACATATCTTTGAAATCCGGGTGCGGGACATCGTTCCGCCTGAGCCGGGTGTCCTGTACCCCCGGGTGGTCATCGATCTGCCGGAGGCGCCGCAGCGGCGCCTGAAGGCGTCTGAAGCGGTTGAAGAGTAG
- a CDS encoding ABC transporter permease, whose product MLILARLTFQEAARKKVFLAALLLSLLFLLLYAIGLDFAAREFERLQALRGQQPVLRQIVGNQLLGSGLYFSSFLMTLLAMLAGVGAIATEVETGLLHALVSKPLTRRAVIVGKFAGHAAMLAGFGLLLYGGILLLNRFYNGKTLALLDAGHGLYGAFLFVLQPLVLLAAAMLFSTLLRPLTAGIVTVILYVLASVGGFLEQIGSIVHKAALVDIGITVSLVIPIDALFRKLMTVVTVQEAAPVAALAQGPFGAASPPSGAMVIYAMAYLITAVALAVHYFEKKDL is encoded by the coding sequence ATGCTGATTCTTGCCCGTCTCACCTTTCAGGAAGCCGCCCGCAAGAAGGTCTTCCTGGCGGCTCTCCTGCTCTCGCTGCTTTTCCTGCTGCTGTACGCCATCGGCCTTGATTTCGCTGCCCGGGAGTTTGAGCGATTGCAGGCATTGCGAGGGCAGCAGCCGGTGCTGCGCCAGATCGTGGGCAACCAACTGCTGGGATCGGGCCTCTATTTCTCTTCGTTCCTGATGACCCTGCTGGCGATGCTCGCCGGCGTGGGCGCCATCGCCACTGAGGTGGAAACTGGGCTGCTCCATGCCCTTGTATCGAAGCCTCTGACCCGCCGGGCCGTCATCGTGGGCAAGTTTGCCGGCCACGCCGCCATGCTCGCCGGATTTGGGCTGCTGTTGTACGGCGGCATCCTGCTCCTGAACCGGTTCTACAACGGGAAGACCCTTGCTTTGCTCGACGCGGGTCATGGCCTCTACGGCGCATTCCTCTTTGTCTTGCAGCCCCTGGTGTTGCTGGCGGCGGCCATGCTCTTCAGCACCCTCCTGCGTCCCCTGACCGCCGGGATCGTGACGGTGATCCTCTATGTGCTGGCGTCGGTGGGCGGTTTTTTGGAACAGATCGGAAGCATCGTTCACAAAGCCGCCCTTGTCGATATCGGTATCACTGTCAGTCTCGTCATCCCCATCGACGCCCTCTTTCGCAAACTGATGACGGTTGTGACGGTCCAGGAAGCCGCCCCGGTGGCCGCTCTGGCGCAGGGTCCTTTCGGCGCCGCGTCTCCGCCGAGCGGCGCCATGGTCATCTACGCGATGGCCTATCTGATCACTGCCGTGGCTTTGGCTGTCCACTATTTTGAGAAAAAGGATCTGTAA